A window of the Candidatus Zixiibacteriota bacterium genome harbors these coding sequences:
- a CDS encoding 1,4-dihydroxy-2-naphthoate polyprenyltransferase gives MDTSRDAGDGILRRPSWWTIWYLAARPKTLWTGISPVIVGSALAWHDHAFVLPAALAALVGAIAIQVGTNFANDLSDHLRGADGTDRLGPTRATQAGWVTPAQMRRAVAFVFALAFLVGIYLVFRGGWPVVAIGLCSLAAAWLYTGGPYPFGYHGLGDIFVFIFFGPVAVVGTYYVQTLTTTSAAWQAAIPMGAWAAAVLCVNNLRDIESDRRAGKRTLAVRLGRRGAVWEYAILILVTFLTPIGLYATDAVGPAVLAASAVALLGIRLVRRIGRVDQGVALNEVLAATARSQLLYALVFAGGVMW, from the coding sequence ATGGACACCAGTCGCGACGCGGGCGATGGCATTCTGCGACGCCCGTCATGGTGGACGATCTGGTACCTGGCGGCGCGCCCGAAGACGCTCTGGACCGGGATTTCACCGGTGATCGTCGGCTCGGCGCTGGCTTGGCACGACCATGCGTTTGTCCTCCCCGCCGCGCTGGCGGCGCTGGTCGGCGCTATCGCGATTCAGGTCGGCACGAACTTCGCCAATGACCTGTCCGACCACCTGCGCGGAGCCGATGGCACGGATCGCCTCGGACCGACCCGCGCCACCCAGGCCGGATGGGTCACCCCGGCGCAGATGCGCCGGGCCGTGGCGTTCGTCTTCGCGCTGGCTTTTCTCGTCGGAATTTATCTTGTTTTCCGCGGAGGCTGGCCGGTGGTCGCCATCGGCCTCTGCTCCCTGGCCGCCGCATGGCTCTACACCGGCGGTCCCTATCCCTTCGGGTACCACGGTCTGGGGGACATCTTTGTCTTCATCTTCTTCGGGCCGGTCGCGGTCGTGGGCACATACTACGTGCAGACACTAACAACGACATCCGCCGCCTGGCAGGCCGCCATCCCGATGGGGGCATGGGCGGCCGCTGTACTCTGCGTCAACAACCTGCGCGATATCGAGTCCGACCGCCGGGCCGGGAAGCGCACGCTCGCAGTGCGTCTCGGGCGGCGCGGCGCCGTCTGGGAGTACGCCATCCTCATACTCGTGACGTTTCTGACACCGATCGGCCTGTACGCAACCGACGCCGTCGGTCCGGCGGTGCTGGCCGCCTCGGCGGTCGCACTTCTGGGCATCCGGCTTGTCCGCCGGATCGGAAGAGTGGATCAAGGTGTAGCACTCAATGAGGTTCTGGCGGCCACGGCGCGTTCGCAGCTGCTGTACGCGTTGGTGTTCGCCGGCGGAGTCATGTGGTGA
- the menC gene encoding o-succinylbenzoate synthase — MKTLKLAVIPYDRPLPRPITTAHGTYANRNGLLLIVSDDTGAFGVGDAAPLPGFSRDTLAQVTARALEMRDRFLPGVSAAVLVPDSFHQLSAGAAAWGEWVAGLPALQCAWETAIADLAARRQRLPLARWLNTAAATSVHVNALLHGDDPAQLGQLARELAFQGYVTFKIKAGVGRLEHDIACIGAVRNAVPGGQLRIDANGAWDQSRAATVLKIAADIRAEFVEQPLPIGYATIARRLARTARVPLALDEEADSFDNARHLIESDLCDLIVLKPMVIGGIVGCTRLATLARLRKVRVVYSSAWESDVGVAMTMHLAAAQGSGAPAAGLATAGSVGADLVDQPLAITQGQLAVRDLPGLGLNLVPGLPQLQ; from the coding sequence GTGAAGACCCTGAAGCTCGCTGTCATTCCTTACGATCGTCCACTCCCGCGACCGATCACGACCGCACACGGCACGTACGCCAATCGGAATGGCCTGCTCCTCATCGTCAGCGACGATACCGGAGCGTTTGGCGTCGGCGATGCCGCTCCCCTGCCGGGATTTTCGCGCGATACGCTGGCACAGGTGACCGCGCGCGCCCTCGAAATGCGTGACCGCTTCCTCCCCGGCGTGTCCGCCGCCGTGCTCGTCCCAGATTCGTTCCACCAACTCAGTGCCGGTGCGGCCGCGTGGGGTGAGTGGGTCGCGGGACTCCCCGCGCTGCAATGTGCCTGGGAGACCGCGATCGCCGACTTGGCCGCCCGACGGCAGCGGCTCCCTTTGGCCCGCTGGCTCAATACCGCGGCCGCGACGTCGGTTCATGTGAACGCCCTGCTGCACGGCGATGATCCGGCGCAATTGGGGCAACTGGCGCGCGAACTGGCATTCCAGGGATACGTGACATTCAAGATCAAAGCCGGTGTCGGCCGATTGGAACACGACATCGCCTGCATCGGCGCCGTACGCAATGCCGTTCCCGGCGGGCAACTGCGCATCGACGCCAACGGCGCCTGGGACCAATCGCGGGCGGCGACTGTCTTGAAGATCGCCGCCGACATCAGGGCCGAGTTCGTCGAACAACCGCTTCCGATCGGCTATGCGACCATCGCCCGACGTCTCGCGCGCACGGCGCGTGTACCGCTGGCCCTGGACGAGGAGGCCGACTCGTTCGACAACGCCCGCCATCTGATCGAGTCCGATCTGTGCGACCTGATCGTCCTTAAACCGATGGTGATCGGCGGCATTGTCGGCTGCACCCGTCTGGCGACGCTGGCGCGGTTGCGTAAGGTGCGCGTCGTCTACTCATCGGCGTGGGAAAGCGACGTCGGCGTGGCGATGACGATGCATCTGGCCGCCGCCCAGGGATCCGGCGCTCCCGCAGCCGGATTGGCCACTGCGGGTTCGGTCGGGGCTGATCTGGTCGACCAACCGCTGGCCATTACGCAGGGGCAACTGGCGGTTCGCGATCTTCCCGGCCTGGGTCTGAACCTGGTCCCGGGCCTTCCCCAACTGCAATAG
- the menH gene encoding 2-succinyl-6-hydroxy-2,4-cyclohexadiene-1-carboxylate synthase — MSDTLRTYDWHVREDGDPTRPTILLLHGFTGCVEMWDDIVSGLAGSFHCLRVDLPGHGRTGIRDARETHTMPRVACDLIDLLDERGILKTSLWGYSMGGRLALLLAVTYPRRWDHVILESASPGIDDPVAREQRQCDDEALACEIVRIGVPEFIERWLAQPMFANQQTLPESRRELARRLRRMHTASGLASALRGLGVGAQSPLTNSLPALRSPVLILTGEQDAKFRAIGTAMTATIPRARMEIISGCGHAPHWENPTACLSAAIPFLLSPHSAPAPTGSGCGGE, encoded by the coding sequence GTGAGCGACACCCTGCGAACATACGATTGGCATGTCCGTGAGGATGGCGATCCCACCCGGCCGACGATCCTCCTTTTGCACGGCTTCACCGGTTGCGTTGAGATGTGGGATGACATCGTGTCCGGTTTGGCGGGATCGTTTCACTGCCTGCGTGTCGATCTCCCGGGGCACGGCCGCACGGGCATACGGGACGCACGCGAAACGCACACCATGCCGCGTGTCGCCTGCGACCTGATCGATCTGCTGGATGAGCGGGGGATTCTCAAGACGAGTCTCTGGGGATATTCGATGGGAGGCCGACTGGCGCTTCTTCTCGCTGTGACCTATCCGCGGCGCTGGGACCATGTGATTCTCGAAAGTGCGTCCCCCGGCATCGACGATCCTGTCGCACGAGAGCAGCGGCAATGTGATGACGAGGCACTGGCCTGTGAGATCGTGCGGATCGGCGTTCCCGAGTTCATCGAGAGGTGGCTGGCGCAGCCGATGTTTGCGAACCAGCAAACGCTTCCGGAATCGCGTCGTGAACTGGCCCGTCGTCTGCGCCGGATGCACACGGCATCCGGTCTGGCATCGGCGTTGCGCGGTCTGGGGGTCGGCGCGCAGAGCCCACTCACAAACTCTTTGCCCGCTCTGCGTTCTCCTGTACTCATTCTGACGGGGGAGCAGGACGCCAAGTTCCGCGCCATTGGAACGGCCATGACGGCGACGATTCCCCGCGCCCGAATGGAAATCATCTCCGGCTGCGGCCACGCACCGCACTGGGAGAATCCCACGGCATGTTTGTCCGCCGCGATTCCCTTTCTTCTGAGTCCACACTCCGCACCGGCTCCCACCGGGTCCGGATGCGGTGGAGAATAA
- the menB gene encoding 1,4-dihydroxy-2-naphthoyl-CoA synthase gives MSIPKWQPAGEFADIKYEKGDGIAKVTINRPHVRNAFRPQTVVDMAAAFDDARNDHQIGVVILTGEGTAAFCSGGDQSIRSDSGYVDEGGVARLNVLDLQRAIRSLPKPVIAMVAGYAIGGGHVLHVICDLTIAADNARFGQTGPRVGSFDGGFGASYLARIVGQKKAREIWYLCRQYTADEALAMGLVNAVVPLERLEEETVAWCRSILAHSPLALRCLKAAFNADCDGQAGLQELAGNATLLYYMTAEAQEGRNAFLEKREPDFAKFPRHP, from the coding sequence ATGAGCATTCCCAAATGGCAACCGGCGGGTGAGTTCGCCGACATCAAGTACGAGAAGGGCGACGGCATCGCCAAGGTCACGATCAACCGTCCCCATGTCCGCAACGCCTTCCGGCCGCAGACTGTGGTCGACATGGCCGCTGCCTTCGATGATGCGCGCAATGATCACCAGATCGGTGTCGTGATTCTCACTGGTGAGGGGACCGCCGCCTTTTGCTCGGGCGGGGACCAGAGCATCCGGAGCGACAGCGGATATGTCGACGAGGGCGGCGTGGCCCGTCTGAATGTCCTTGACCTTCAGCGCGCCATCCGTTCCCTGCCCAAGCCCGTCATTGCCATGGTGGCGGGATACGCCATCGGTGGCGGCCACGTCCTGCATGTGATCTGCGATCTGACCATCGCCGCTGACAACGCCCGGTTCGGCCAGACCGGCCCGCGTGTCGGGAGTTTCGATGGCGGCTTCGGCGCCTCGTATCTGGCTCGCATCGTCGGCCAGAAGAAGGCCCGTGAGATCTGGTATCTGTGCCGCCAATACACGGCGGACGAGGCGCTGGCGATGGGCCTGGTCAATGCGGTGGTGCCGCTCGAACGATTGGAGGAGGAAACGGTGGCCTGGTGCCGCAGCATTCTGGCCCACTCACCGCTGGCGCTCCGTTGTCTCAAGGCGGCATTCAACGCCGACTGCGATGGTCAGGCCGGACTTCAGGAGTTGGCCGGAAACGCCACGCTGTTGTACTATATGACCGCGGAGGCGCAGGAGGGGCGCAACGCCTTCCTCGAGAAACGTGAGCCGGACTTCGCCAAGTTCCCACGGCACCCGTAG